A genomic segment from Mucilaginibacter terrenus encodes:
- a CDS encoding MarR family winged helix-turn-helix transcriptional regulator: MQILLSKSLRRLSRLYSRAIVKVLPDLRLEHYAEIILLLASTQHTPTHKELAELFQVDKSRIAVLIEGMTKNGFVYTEQNVADRRAHFIYLTNRGKESVPKIQEAIEQVNHMINKQVDKTHLDHFYETLFKMQSNLVDIAL; the protein is encoded by the coding sequence ATGCAAATTTTATTATCGAAAAGCCTGCGTCGTTTAAGCAGGCTATACAGCCGTGCCATCGTTAAAGTCCTGCCTGATCTTCGCCTCGAACATTACGCAGAGATCATCCTTTTATTGGCCTCCACGCAGCATACTCCAACCCACAAGGAGCTTGCTGAATTATTTCAGGTAGATAAGTCGCGTATTGCGGTGCTCATTGAAGGGATGACCAAAAACGGCTTTGTTTATACGGAACAAAATGTAGCGGACCGGAGGGCTCATTTTATCTATCTGACCAACAGGGGTAAAGAAAGTGTACCCAAGATACAGGAAGCTATAGAGCAAGTAAATCATATGATCAACAAGCAAGTCGACAAAACGCATTTGGATCATTTTTATGAAACACTTTTTAAGATGCAGTCAAACTTAGTTGACATCGCACTTTAG
- a CDS encoding TolC family protein, with protein sequence MQSSKRQLIVVICLFIAGHTYAQQTNPPVKLKDLLNRVNEKAPSLLTDSAAITIRQAQATEIRSNWLPNLKLNYQADIGSNNNDAGPYFGFGIIPSNSRGVRTESNTSAVLTNLGIAALDWEVYNFGAYGAQNKVAKSDINVEQNKFAQSKYQLQAYTIGSYLQLMRLQDLLAIQNRNIQRNEQIRRSIQSLAKSGIRPGVDTSIAEAELSKARLNYIELDNQLKRVQLQLSAISGMPYQSIIPDTAAESHMIGQAVAPGMLSADTANNPLINYYKSIYQGSLDREDLVRKQYNPKILLEAAVWGRGSSIDANDNFNSLSTGWGFNRNNYLVGVGISYNLFDIRRKQLKLRTQKAATEYARKQLDEQRSTLALNVNQADVELNTAKQRLQEIPNQLKAANAGYRQKLSLYKSGLTDIIELNAALNILYRAETDYVQAKSAYTNALFQKAVTGNQVNSVLNLLN encoded by the coding sequence ATGCAAAGTTCAAAAAGACAGCTAATTGTCGTCATTTGCCTTTTTATTGCAGGGCATACTTACGCTCAGCAAACAAATCCGCCGGTCAAATTAAAAGACCTGTTAAACCGGGTAAACGAAAAAGCACCCTCGCTCCTCACGGACTCTGCTGCCATTACGATCAGGCAAGCCCAGGCTACAGAAATCCGCAGCAACTGGCTCCCCAATCTTAAACTGAATTACCAGGCGGATATAGGCAGCAATAATAATGATGCCGGGCCTTACTTTGGCTTTGGTATCATCCCCTCTAATTCACGCGGCGTGAGGACTGAAAGCAACACCAGCGCGGTATTGACCAATCTGGGCATTGCAGCCCTCGACTGGGAGGTGTATAATTTTGGAGCCTACGGCGCCCAAAACAAAGTTGCTAAATCAGATATAAATGTTGAACAGAACAAGTTCGCACAATCTAAATACCAGTTGCAGGCTTATACCATCGGCAGCTACCTGCAATTAATGCGCCTGCAAGATCTCCTTGCTATTCAAAACAGGAATATCCAGCGCAATGAGCAGATCAGGCGCTCCATTCAATCACTTGCCAAAAGCGGGATTCGTCCGGGTGTTGATACGAGTATCGCCGAAGCCGAGCTTTCCAAAGCACGACTGAATTATATCGAACTGGACAACCAGCTAAAAAGAGTTCAATTACAGCTATCAGCCATCAGCGGAATGCCCTATCAAAGCATCATCCCGGACACTGCCGCTGAAAGCCATATGATCGGCCAGGCAGTAGCACCTGGAATGCTGAGCGCAGACACGGCCAACAACCCTTTGATCAACTACTATAAGTCGATCTATCAGGGCAGCCTTGACCGCGAAGACCTTGTAAGGAAACAGTACAATCCGAAGATCTTGCTGGAAGCAGCCGTTTGGGGCCGTGGCTCCAGTATAGATGCCAATGATAATTTCAACAGCCTGTCTACCGGCTGGGGGTTCAACCGAAACAATTACCTGGTCGGGGTGGGTATTTCCTATAACCTGTTTGACATCCGGCGCAAACAGCTCAAACTCCGCACCCAAAAGGCAGCGACAGAGTATGCGCGAAAACAACTGGATGAACAAAGGAGTACGTTGGCGCTAAATGTAAACCAGGCAGATGTGGAACTGAATACCGCTAAGCAACGTTTACAGGAAATCCCGAACCAGTTGAAGGCCGCCAATGCCGGTTACAGACAAAAGCTATCCTTATATAAGAGTGGCTTGACGGATATTATTGAACTGAATGCCGCTTTAAATATTTTATACCGGGCGGAAACTGATTATGTACAAGCCAAATCTGCTTACACTAATGCTTTGTTCCAGAAAGCCGTGACAGGCAACCAAGTCAATTCAGTTTTAAACCTTTTAAATTAA
- a CDS encoding YidH family protein codes for MVAHQINCCNSRLLNKVLVSHQSPDGTNFNNEGCITLSVDMTTQNNIDKPVANPGDHLANERTFLAWIRTSIALMGFGFVVVKFSLFIRQLALILPGKVVLPTKGYSSEIGILLVAIGAAMALLSFFRYRSTEKQLLDHAYKPSFLLSVFLTASILVISALLIYYLLPSI; via the coding sequence ATGGTAGCCCATCAAATTAATTGTTGCAATTCGAGGTTATTGAACAAAGTGCTTGTATCGCACCAGTCTCCTGACGGAACAAATTTTAATAATGAAGGTTGTATAACTTTAAGTGTGGATATGACTACTCAAAATAACATTGATAAGCCAGTTGCCAACCCCGGTGACCATCTGGCTAATGAACGGACTTTTTTAGCCTGGATCAGGACAAGCATTGCTTTAATGGGTTTCGGCTTTGTGGTGGTTAAATTCAGCCTGTTCATCCGGCAGCTCGCTTTGATTTTACCCGGTAAAGTGGTTTTACCAACCAAAGGGTATTCCTCTGAGATCGGTATCTTGTTGGTCGCCATTGGTGCCGCTATGGCATTACTGTCATTTTTCCGCTACCGTTCAACTGAAAAGCAATTGCTGGATCACGCTTATAAACCATCTTTTTTATTATCCGTTTTCCTGACAGCCTCCATTTTGGTTATTAGTGCTTTATTGATTTATTATCTTTTACCAAGTATTTAA
- a CDS encoding helix-turn-helix domain-containing protein, which produces MIAKDLRRLSKLYVKVLALHLPPPHTEYMAEAMLFISGSAGCMKQRQLVDFMEVDRRSLMPMLKELLDIGYLLATEDPECRNEYLFSLAENGKKVMPQIHEAVSAAEKIIEEKLGESRLSLFKKEMVQIEVSLKSKLLGYEFKKP; this is translated from the coding sequence ATGATTGCTAAAGATCTCAGAAGATTAAGCAAGCTATATGTAAAAGTGCTTGCTTTACACCTTCCGCCACCGCACACAGAATATATGGCTGAGGCAATGTTATTTATTTCCGGCAGCGCGGGGTGCATGAAACAAAGGCAACTTGTAGATTTTATGGAAGTTGACCGGAGAAGTCTGATGCCAATGCTAAAAGAGCTGCTGGACATAGGTTACCTGCTTGCTACGGAAGATCCCGAATGCAGGAACGAGTATCTTTTTTCGCTGGCCGAAAATGGTAAAAAAGTCATGCCTCAGATTCATGAGGCGGTTAGCGCCGCTGAAAAGATCATAGAAGAAAAACTTGGGGAATCCAGATTAAGTTTGTTTAAAAAGGAGATGGTTCAGATAGAGGTAAGCCTCAAAAGCAAACTGCTTGGTTATGAATTTAAAAAGCCATAA
- a CDS encoding efflux RND transporter permease subunit yields MVTSALKRPITVVVITMSLLIFAVLSAIKIPIDIFPQLNLPTIYVIESYGGMSPQQMEGFFSTRLQDQFLYVNGVKTITSKNIQGLTMLKLSFYENVNMAEAQAQVALQVNRAMKFFPPGALPPQVVRYDASSLPVGQLVLSAPGRSLKEIYDMAATRIRPMFASVPGLSAPPPFGANSRSITVSVDPNKMRSYDLTPDQVVEALAKFNAMSPSGNLRINNTMFTTTINSLVKKSEEFGDIPIKTKNGVSVLVKDVARVADAADITVDYALINGKRSVYIPVVKTADASTWSVVQSLKSKIPEMQSLLPDDVKISYEFDQSIFVINAVKSLITEGGLGALLTGLMVLLFLRDWRSSLIVVITIPVSILLGVFLLGMFGQTINIMTLSGLALAIGILVDQATVTIENIHQHLEMGKSKKLAIYDACEEIAFPLLLILLCILAVFAPSFLMNGVPKAMFLPLSMSIGLTMIVSYVLAQTLVPILSNWLIKAEQYQHYVHGKLHAHAGESLNKKEEAQVNNHLKEEQDHPEDNDFFEKVKMRFMGIITRWMPNKKLIVPIYIVAVIVLAGVGFVVIGKDMMPKLNNGQFLIRIKAPDGTRLERTEDKFKEVLNIIDKTVDHHIAISSGYVGIVPSSYGTSNLYIFNTGTHEAVLQVNLDEHYKVNMDELKDALRKNISHQLPDLRITFEPIDMTEKIMSQGAATPIEIRVAGKDMTQIEAYANKAVAKLKQISYLRDVQIVQPLRIPVVAITLDRQKVSQFGLNVTDIARSVTASTSSSRFTEKNQWLDEKAAYTYQVQVQIPEYVMNTMDELKEIPLLKGQSTPTLADVANFKVIYSPGEYDRSGPRRFLTVSANIYKQDLGTATADVQKAMTSLGAPPKGLVAELKGMSSLLTETMGSLQSGLAFAVLVIFLLLAANYQSFKLSLTVLSTVPAVILGSLTALLLTGSTLNLQSYMGMIMSTGVSVANAILIVTNGEKLRLEFRDATRASITSAAIRLRPILMTSFAMMAGMVPMASGMGEAGEQTAPLGRAVIGGLFASTLAALFILPLVFAWVQDKTTYESPSLMPEETTAIQTSTI; encoded by the coding sequence ATGGTCACATCTGCACTCAAAAGGCCGATCACCGTGGTGGTGATCACCATGAGCCTTTTAATATTTGCAGTGCTTAGTGCAATAAAAATACCGATAGATATTTTTCCGCAGTTAAACCTGCCTACTATCTATGTTATTGAATCCTATGGGGGCATGTCGCCCCAGCAGATGGAGGGCTTTTTCTCCACTCGTCTGCAGGATCAGTTCCTGTATGTTAATGGTGTTAAAACCATTACCAGTAAGAATATTCAGGGTTTAACGATGCTGAAACTGAGCTTTTACGAAAACGTAAACATGGCCGAAGCCCAGGCGCAGGTTGCCTTACAGGTAAACCGTGCCATGAAGTTCTTTCCACCGGGTGCTTTGCCGCCCCAGGTGGTACGATATGATGCATCATCCCTGCCGGTCGGCCAGCTGGTCTTATCCGCTCCCGGCCGTAGCTTAAAGGAGATTTACGATATGGCCGCTACCCGTATCCGTCCGATGTTCGCCTCGGTGCCCGGCCTGTCCGCGCCGCCGCCATTTGGTGCCAACTCGCGGTCAATCACTGTTAGCGTAGATCCTAATAAAATGCGCAGTTATGACCTGACCCCTGACCAGGTGGTAGAGGCACTGGCTAAATTCAACGCTATGTCGCCTTCGGGTAACCTCCGTATTAATAATACTATGTTTACAACGACAATCAACTCCCTGGTGAAAAAGTCAGAAGAGTTTGGTGATATTCCTATAAAAACCAAAAACGGGGTCTCGGTTTTAGTAAAAGACGTCGCTCGCGTAGCGGATGCAGCTGACATTACGGTAGATTATGCATTGATCAACGGGAAACGCTCGGTTTATATCCCGGTGGTTAAAACCGCCGATGCCTCTACATGGTCGGTAGTTCAAAGCCTTAAAAGCAAGATTCCGGAAATGCAAAGCTTGCTGCCGGATGATGTGAAGATCTCCTACGAATTTGACCAGTCTATCTTCGTAATCAATGCCGTAAAAAGTTTAATAACTGAAGGCGGTTTAGGTGCCTTACTTACAGGTTTGATGGTATTACTGTTTCTGCGCGACTGGCGCAGCAGCCTGATCGTAGTGATCACGATCCCGGTGTCGATTTTATTAGGCGTGTTCCTGTTGGGAATGTTCGGTCAAACCATCAATATAATGACCTTGAGCGGGCTGGCACTGGCCATCGGTATCCTCGTCGACCAGGCGACGGTAACGATTGAGAACATTCACCAGCATTTGGAAATGGGAAAATCAAAAAAACTGGCTATCTATGATGCCTGTGAAGAGATAGCGTTTCCACTACTCCTCATTCTACTTTGCATCCTGGCTGTATTTGCTCCATCCTTCCTGATGAATGGCGTACCTAAGGCTATGTTCCTGCCCTTATCAATGTCCATCGGTTTGACGATGATCGTTTCTTATGTTTTGGCACAAACCCTGGTACCGATATTAAGCAATTGGCTGATCAAAGCTGAGCAGTACCAGCACTATGTGCATGGCAAACTCCACGCTCATGCAGGCGAATCTTTAAATAAAAAAGAAGAAGCACAGGTTAACAATCACCTGAAAGAAGAACAGGATCATCCTGAAGACAACGACTTTTTCGAAAAAGTCAAAATGCGGTTCATGGGAATCATTACACGGTGGATGCCGAATAAAAAACTGATCGTACCTATCTATATCGTGGCCGTTATCGTGCTGGCCGGTGTCGGGTTTGTGGTCATCGGGAAAGACATGATGCCGAAGCTGAATAACGGGCAATTCCTGATCCGTATCAAAGCGCCCGACGGTACCCGTTTGGAACGCACGGAAGATAAATTTAAAGAGGTCCTGAACATTATCGATAAAACGGTAGACCATCATATCGCTATCAGTTCGGGTTATGTGGGTATCGTACCCAGCAGCTACGGTACCAGTAACCTATACATTTTTAATACCGGTACGCATGAGGCGGTATTGCAGGTGAACCTGGATGAACATTACAAGGTGAATATGGATGAGCTGAAGGACGCGTTGCGGAAAAACATCTCCCATCAGTTACCCGATCTGCGCATCACCTTCGAGCCCATCGATATGACGGAAAAGATCATGAGCCAGGGCGCAGCTACACCTATCGAGATCCGCGTAGCCGGCAAAGACATGACGCAGATTGAGGCCTATGCCAATAAAGCCGTGGCCAAATTAAAGCAGATCAGTTACCTGCGGGATGTGCAGATAGTTCAGCCCCTGCGCATACCTGTTGTAGCCATTACGCTCGACCGCCAAAAGGTGTCGCAATTTGGATTGAACGTGACTGATATTGCGCGCTCCGTTACTGCCAGTACCTCCTCCAGCCGCTTTACAGAAAAGAACCAATGGCTGGATGAAAAGGCCGCCTATACCTACCAGGTGCAGGTACAGATACCCGAGTACGTGATGAATACGATGGATGAGCTAAAAGAGATCCCGCTGTTAAAGGGGCAAAGCACCCCGACACTTGCAGATGTGGCCAATTTCAAGGTGATCTATTCGCCGGGTGAATATGACCGCTCGGGTCCGCGCCGCTTTTTAACGGTAAGTGCCAATATCTATAAACAAGATCTGGGCACCGCTACTGCCGATGTACAAAAGGCGATGACCTCACTGGGCGCACCGCCAAAAGGCTTGGTCGCCGAATTGAAAGGCATGTCGAGCTTGCTGACCGAAACCATGGGTAGTTTGCAAAGCGGTTTAGCCTTCGCGGTACTGGTGATCTTCCTGCTGTTGGCAGCTAATTACCAGTCATTCAAGCTTTCTTTAACCGTCCTCTCTACTGTTCCGGCGGTAATATTAGGTTCACTGACCGCTTTATTGCTCACCGGTTCTACGCTTAACCTGCAATCCTACATGGGGATGATCATGTCTACGGGAGTGTCCGTGGCAAACGCGATCCTGATCGTAACGAATGGTGAAAAACTGCGC
- a CDS encoding c-type cytochrome translates to MSRYTIYISCIAVACMVIVIVSLSNMGSNSPAVIEATAPVSTTIPSTESSAGTTPRSISADAWKAPDESTIPAGKAGDAIRYGRELIAHTAQYFGPKGSVAMITNGMNCQNCHLAGGTKLFGNDYAGFISSYPKMSGRSGKVEPASERIAECFERSLAGKVPDTAGKEVQSILAYMKWIGKSVKKGQKLFGSATEKIAFMDHAADPAKGKEVFVMKCQSCHGSNGEGLLNADKKTYANPPLWGKHSYNDGAGMYRLTNLAGFVKNNMPFGATYQSPQLTDEEAWNVSAFINTQPRPHKDQHRDWTDLKKKPLDFPFGPYADGFSEKQHKLGPFKPIKDAQKELTSKKS, encoded by the coding sequence ATGTCACGTTATACAATCTACATCAGTTGTATCGCGGTCGCCTGTATGGTTATTGTCATCGTTTCCCTGTCAAACATGGGGTCAAACAGCCCGGCGGTAATAGAAGCAACAGCGCCCGTTAGTACTACTATCCCGTCCACTGAATCCTCCGCCGGTACTACGCCGCGGTCTATTTCGGCTGATGCCTGGAAAGCTCCTGACGAAAGTACCATTCCGGCAGGCAAAGCAGGTGATGCCATTCGGTACGGCCGGGAGCTGATCGCGCATACCGCCCAATACTTCGGGCCTAAAGGAAGTGTAGCCATGATCACCAACGGGATGAATTGCCAGAATTGCCACCTGGCAGGCGGTACGAAACTTTTCGGTAACGATTATGCCGGGTTCATCAGCAGCTACCCCAAGATGAGCGGCCGAAGCGGCAAGGTTGAACCAGCTTCGGAACGCATTGCAGAATGCTTTGAACGCAGTTTAGCGGGCAAGGTGCCCGATACCGCAGGTAAAGAAGTACAATCCATATTGGCCTATATGAAATGGATCGGCAAGAGTGTAAAGAAAGGCCAGAAGCTATTTGGCAGTGCAACTGAAAAAATTGCTTTCATGGATCATGCGGCCGACCCTGCAAAAGGTAAAGAGGTATTTGTAATGAAATGCCAGAGCTGCCACGGCTCCAATGGTGAAGGCCTTTTGAACGCAGATAAAAAGACCTATGCCAACCCGCCACTATGGGGGAAGCATAGTTATAATGATGGTGCCGGGATGTACCGCTTAACCAACCTTGCCGGATTTGTCAAAAACAACATGCCTTTCGGAGCAACCTATCAAAGCCCGCAACTAACAGATGAAGAAGCCTGGAACGTATCTGCCTTTATCAATACACAACCCCGGCCGCATAAAGACCAGCACAGGGATTGGACCGACCTGAAGAAAAAACCTCTCGATTTTCCGTTTGGCCCTTATGCCGATGGCTTCAGCGAAAAGCAGCACAAACTCGGTCCTTT